Proteins co-encoded in one Acinetobacter lwoffii genomic window:
- the cysT gene encoding sulfate ABC transporter permease subunit CysT has protein sequence MSQRSRVLPGFGLSLGFTLAYLSLIVLIPLSAVFIKSLGIGWDGLWEILSSERILKSLQLSFTAAIVAALVNVVFGLLLAWCLVRYSFPGKRIVDALVDLPFALPTAVAGIALTSLYAPTGWIGQYLEPIGIQVAYTPIGITLALIFIGLPFVVRTVQPVLSDLETELEEAASALGANRFQIVTKVIFPILLPALITGFALAFARGVGEYGSVIFIAGNQPFETEIAPLMIISRLEEYDYAGATTIAVVMLLISFVMLFLINLLQAWASRRTGRTAR, from the coding sequence ATGTCGCAGCGATCCCGAGTGCTGCCAGGATTTGGTCTTTCTCTAGGCTTTACCCTAGCGTATTTGTCATTAATCGTTTTGATCCCGCTGTCAGCTGTTTTTATTAAATCACTGGGCATTGGCTGGGATGGCTTATGGGAAATCCTGAGCTCTGAACGTATCTTGAAATCATTGCAGTTAAGTTTCACCGCGGCCATTGTCGCTGCACTGGTCAATGTAGTGTTTGGCCTGTTACTGGCGTGGTGTCTGGTACGTTACAGCTTTCCGGGCAAACGTATTGTCGATGCCCTGGTAGATTTGCCTTTTGCCTTACCCACTGCGGTTGCGGGTATTGCCCTGACCTCTTTATATGCACCGACCGGCTGGATTGGTCAATATTTAGAACCGATTGGCATTCAAGTCGCTTATACCCCGATTGGTATTACACTGGCATTGATCTTTATTGGTCTGCCTTTTGTAGTGCGTACGGTTCAGCCAGTCCTTAGCGATCTGGAAACCGAACTGGAAGAAGCTGCATCTGCATTGGGTGCCAACCGTTTTCAGATTGTGACCAAAGTGATTTTCCCAATTCTGCTGCCTGCGCTGATCACTGGCTTCGCTTTAGCCTTTGCCCGTGGTGTCGGTGAATATGGTTCAGTGATCTTTATTGCTGGTAACCAGCCTTTTGAAACGGAAATTGCACCCTTAATGATTATTTCTCGCCTAGAAGAATATGACTATGCCGGTGCAACCACGATTGCTGTCGTCATGCTACTGATTTCCTTCGTGATGCTATTCCTGATTAACTTATTACAGGCATGGGCTAGCCGTCGTACCGGGAGAACTGCGCGATGA
- the dapD gene encoding 2,3,4,5-tetrahydropyridine-2,6-dicarboxylate N-succinyltransferase: protein MSQLSTIIEQAFEDRANFTAADCSAEIRQAVEEVIAGLDNGTLRVAEKIDGEWVVHQWIKKAVLLSFKLNDNKPMEACDLRFYDKVETKFSGWTEEQFKAAGVRVVPPAVARKGSFQAKGVILMPSYVNIGAYVDEGTMVDTWATVGSCAQIGKNVHLSGGVGIGGVLEPLQANPTIIEDNCFIGARSEIVEGVIVEEGSVISMGVFIGQSTKIYDRATGEIHYGRVPAGSVVVAGSLPSKCGTYSLYAAIIVKKVDAQTRSKTSLNDLLRED, encoded by the coding sequence ATGTCGCAGCTTTCAACAATCATTGAACAAGCGTTTGAAGACCGTGCGAATTTTACAGCTGCAGATTGCTCTGCTGAAATCCGTCAAGCAGTTGAGGAAGTAATTGCTGGTCTAGACAATGGTACTTTACGTGTTGCTGAAAAAATCGATGGTGAATGGGTTGTTCATCAATGGATTAAAAAAGCGGTATTGTTATCATTTAAATTAAACGACAACAAACCAATGGAAGCTTGTGATCTTCGTTTCTATGACAAAGTAGAGACGAAATTCTCTGGTTGGACTGAAGAACAATTCAAGGCTGCTGGTGTACGTGTCGTACCACCTGCTGTCGCACGTAAAGGTTCTTTTCAGGCCAAAGGCGTAATCTTGATGCCTTCTTATGTCAACATCGGTGCTTATGTAGATGAAGGCACGATGGTTGATACTTGGGCAACTGTAGGTTCATGTGCGCAAATCGGTAAAAATGTTCACTTGTCAGGTGGTGTAGGTATTGGTGGTGTGCTTGAACCGCTTCAAGCGAATCCAACCATTATTGAAGATAACTGCTTTATCGGTGCACGTTCTGAAATCGTTGAAGGCGTGATCGTTGAAGAAGGTTCTGTGATTTCAATGGGCGTATTCATTGGTCAATCGACCAAGATTTATGACCGTGCCACTGGCGAAATTCATTATGGTCGCGTACCAGCAGGTTCAGTCGTTGTTGCTGGTAGCCTTCCATCTAAATGCGGTACTTATAGCTTGTATGCTGCCATTATCGTGAAAAAAGTTGATGCACAAACTCGTTCTAAAACAAGCCTGAACGATCTATTACGCGAAGACTAA
- a CDS encoding CysB family HTH-type transcriptional regulator → MNFQQLRIIRETVRQNFNLTEASAALYTSQSGVSKHIKDLEDELGVQLFIRKGKRLLGLTEPGQALLGIVERMLVDADNIKRLADDFNKVDEGTLTIATTHTQARYVLPPIVSQFKKEFPKVHLILQQASPVEITEMLLQGQADIGIATEALTTEDNLASVPYYNWQHSIITPHNHPLASKEHVLIEDLAHYPIITYHGGFTGRSKIDTAFEEAGFDVDIVMSALDADVIKTYVEMNMGIGIVNDVAYDPERDYRLKQIETDIFGVNTTWIAVRKGHLLRGYGYEFISLCSPDADIKALKKVAYPDE, encoded by the coding sequence ATGAATTTCCAACAATTAAGAATTATACGAGAAACGGTTAGACAAAACTTTAATTTAACTGAAGCTTCCGCTGCGCTTTATACTTCACAGTCCGGGGTAAGTAAGCATATTAAAGATCTGGAAGATGAACTGGGAGTGCAGCTATTTATCCGTAAAGGTAAACGCCTACTGGGCTTAACCGAACCAGGTCAGGCACTTTTAGGCATTGTGGAACGCATGCTGGTCGATGCCGACAATATCAAACGTCTGGCGGATGATTTCAATAAAGTCGATGAAGGCACATTAACGATTGCCACGACGCATACCCAGGCGCGTTATGTGTTGCCACCAATTGTCAGCCAATTCAAAAAAGAATTCCCTAAAGTTCATTTGATTTTGCAACAGGCCAGCCCGGTTGAAATCACGGAAATGTTACTTCAAGGTCAAGCCGATATCGGTATTGCGACTGAAGCGCTCACCACTGAAGATAATCTGGCCAGCGTGCCTTACTATAACTGGCAACACAGTATTATTACCCCGCACAATCATCCACTGGCAAGCAAAGAACACGTGCTCATCGAAGATCTGGCGCACTACCCGATTATTACCTATCATGGTGGTTTTACCGGTCGCTCCAAGATTGATACCGCCTTTGAAGAAGCTGGTTTTGATGTAGATATTGTGATGTCCGCGCTTGATGCCGATGTCATCAAGACCTATGTAGAAATGAATATGGGCATCGGCATTGTCAACGATGTGGCCTATGACCCGGAGCGTGATTACCGTTTAAAGCAGATTGAAACCGATATTTTCGGCGTAAATACCACCTGGATTGCAGTGCGTAAAGGTCATTTATTACGCGGTTATGGCTACGAGTTTATTTCCCTCTGCTCACCAGACGCAGATATTAAGGCACTGAAAAAAGTGGCTTATCCAGACGAATAA
- the cysW gene encoding sulfate ABC transporter permease subunit CysW produces the protein MSLNTNSNALAEKLQSRDATREPTWVRYTLLTIALIFFLSCLILPLILVFVEAFKQGVGVYTQALVHPDTLSAVKLTLLTAAIAVPLNVVFGVAAAWSVAKFNFPGKSFLTTIIDLPFSVSPVIAGMMLVLIFGTQGWMGSWLMDHDIKILYAVPAIVLATIFITVPFVARELIPLMEAQGTDEEEAAIVLGASGWQTFWKVTLPNIKWGLIYGVILCNARAMGEFGAVSVVSGHIRGETNTLPLHVEILYNEYTFSAAFAVSSLLALLAIVTLILKTWVELRQEKQDKRNEDSTVS, from the coding sequence ATGAGTTTAAATACCAACAGCAATGCGCTGGCTGAAAAGTTGCAATCCCGTGATGCAACCCGTGAGCCAACTTGGGTACGTTATACGCTGCTCACTATTGCCTTAATCTTCTTTTTAAGCTGCCTGATTCTGCCCTTGATTCTGGTTTTTGTTGAAGCCTTTAAACAAGGGGTTGGCGTTTATACCCAAGCGCTGGTGCATCCGGATACCTTGTCAGCTGTGAAACTTACCTTGCTGACTGCTGCAATCGCAGTACCGCTTAACGTCGTATTTGGTGTTGCGGCAGCCTGGTCTGTGGCGAAGTTTAACTTTCCCGGTAAATCATTCCTGACAACCATTATTGATCTCCCCTTCTCGGTTTCACCTGTAATCGCGGGTATGATGCTGGTGCTGATTTTCGGTACCCAAGGCTGGATGGGTTCCTGGCTGATGGATCATGATATCAAGATCCTCTATGCGGTGCCTGCAATTGTCCTGGCGACTATCTTCATTACTGTACCTTTTGTTGCACGCGAGTTGATTCCGTTAATGGAAGCACAAGGAACCGACGAAGAAGAAGCTGCGATTGTACTCGGCGCATCTGGCTGGCAGACTTTCTGGAAAGTGACCCTGCCCAATATCAAATGGGGTCTGATTTATGGCGTGATTCTGTGTAATGCGCGGGCCATGGGTGAATTTGGTGCGGTGTCGGTGGTTTCTGGCCATATCCGTGGTGAAACCAATACCTTGCCGCTACACGTCGAAATTCTTTATAACGAATATACCTTTAGTGCTGCGTTTGCCGTGTCTTCGCTTCTGGCTCTCCTCGCAATTGTAACCCTGATTTTAAAAACATGGGTGGAACTGCGCCAGGAAAAACAAGACAAACGTAATGAAGATTCAACAGTTTCTTAA
- the pabC gene encoding aminodeoxychorismate lyase, translating into MLYLKNAQQVSQIDVLDRGFHYGDGCFTTARIRHNRIELYDRHLTRLQNSNQSLSLNANLDLITESLQLLGESEGKLNGTLKIVLSRGVGQRGYSLPDHPADLWLFYYPQTVQDFKFEQIQSGILQQALGLTMPSLVGLKTLNRLEQVLLKQEADQRGWPEAIVTDVQGGIVEGVSSNCFILIKNTWITPELRYNGVFGVMRAEILQRMQDQGIVYEQRYIGMDEISHIRSLFFCNALSPMKIVTQFEQRALDGNACIELFNRLRLNQMS; encoded by the coding sequence ATGCTGTATTTAAAAAATGCCCAACAGGTCAGCCAGATAGATGTGCTGGATCGTGGCTTTCATTATGGTGATGGCTGTTTTACTACGGCCCGGATTCGACATAACCGGATTGAATTGTATGATCGTCATTTGACACGTTTGCAAAACAGCAATCAGAGCTTAAGCCTGAATGCCAATCTCGATCTGATCACGGAAAGTTTACAGCTTCTCGGGGAATCAGAGGGTAAGCTGAACGGGACATTAAAGATTGTGCTCAGTCGTGGAGTGGGTCAGCGCGGTTATAGTTTGCCGGATCATCCCGCAGATCTCTGGCTATTTTATTATCCTCAAACCGTACAGGATTTTAAGTTTGAGCAGATTCAAAGTGGCATTTTACAGCAGGCATTAGGACTGACGATGCCGAGTCTGGTAGGGCTAAAAACCTTAAACCGTCTAGAGCAGGTTTTGCTGAAACAGGAAGCAGATCAACGCGGCTGGCCTGAGGCAATAGTGACAGATGTACAAGGTGGCATTGTCGAAGGGGTGAGCAGTAATTGTTTCATTCTTATAAAGAATACATGGATTACGCCAGAACTCCGTTATAATGGCGTCTTCGGTGTCATGCGTGCAGAAATTCTACAACGTATGCAAGATCAGGGTATTGTCTATGAGCAACGATATATCGGTATGGATGAAATTTCCCATATTCGGAGTCTGTTTTTCTGCAATGCACTCAGCCCGATGAAAATTGTCACACAATTTGAGCAGCGCGCCTTGGATGGCAATGCTTGTATTGAACTTTTTAACCGTCTTCGATTAAACCAGATGTCTTAA
- a CDS encoding sulfate ABC transporter substrate-binding protein: protein MSISNTLKLGVLAAVISATSFGAAARDFLNVSYDPTRELYEDVNKNFGKYWESRTGQKINFKQSHGGSGKQARAVIDGLDADVVTLALAADIDVLAEKAKLLPADWQKKLPQNSTPYTSTIVFLVRKGNPKEIKDWGDLVKPGVAIITPNPKTSGGARWNYLAAWAWAKHQAGGNDKTAQEFVRKIYKNTKVLDSGARGSTTTFAERGIGDVLLAWENEAHLALREQPGKFEIITPSLSILAEPPVAIVEKNAKKKGNQHLAQGYLNFLYSPLGQDLAGKHYYRPRNAKVLAKYSQVFKPLKLVTVDQEFGGWNKVQKTHFENGGVFDQIVKANSAK, encoded by the coding sequence ATGAGCATTTCAAACACATTAAAACTTGGGGTTTTAGCAGCTGTTATCTCGGCAACCTCATTTGGTGCAGCAGCACGTGATTTTCTCAATGTATCCTATGATCCGACCCGTGAACTGTATGAAGATGTAAATAAGAATTTTGGCAAATATTGGGAAAGCCGTACCGGTCAAAAAATCAATTTCAAGCAATCGCATGGCGGTTCAGGCAAACAGGCACGTGCCGTGATTGATGGTCTGGATGCTGATGTAGTCACGTTGGCACTGGCGGCCGATATTGATGTGCTGGCAGAAAAAGCTAAACTGTTACCTGCGGACTGGCAAAAGAAATTGCCTCAAAACTCGACGCCTTATACTTCAACCATCGTGTTCCTGGTGCGTAAAGGCAATCCGAAAGAGATTAAGGACTGGGGTGATCTGGTCAAACCGGGCGTAGCAATCATTACCCCAAACCCGAAAACTTCAGGCGGTGCACGCTGGAATTATCTGGCGGCTTGGGCTTGGGCCAAACATCAGGCGGGCGGCAACGATAAGACTGCGCAAGAATTTGTTCGTAAAATTTATAAAAATACCAAAGTTCTGGATTCCGGGGCACGTGGTTCAACCACGACCTTTGCTGAACGTGGCATTGGGGATGTTTTACTCGCATGGGAAAACGAAGCGCATTTAGCCCTTCGCGAACAGCCGGGCAAGTTTGAAATTATTACCCCTTCTCTGTCGATTCTGGCTGAGCCACCGGTGGCGATTGTAGAAAAAAATGCCAAGAAAAAAGGCAACCAGCACTTGGCTCAAGGTTATTTGAACTTCCTGTATTCGCCATTGGGTCAAGACCTGGCAGGTAAACATTATTATCGTCCACGTAATGCCAAAGTACTGGCCAAATACAGCCAAGTATTTAAGCCATTAAAACTGGTGACGGTTGATCAGGAATTTGGCGGCTGGAACAAAGTACAAAAGACTCACTTTGAAAATGGTGGTGTATTTGACCAGATCGTTAAAGCCAACAGCGCGAAATAA
- the tmk gene encoding dTMP kinase, with the protein MFISFEGTEGVGKTTLIRSIYEDFIAQGKDVILTREPGGTPMAEQIRSLLLTVNHEETMAHDTELLLMYAARAQHLAQVILPALEAGKIVLCDRFSDASFAYQCAGRGLSETKLQLLNDHFVARMPDITFWLEAPIELGMNRARERGALDRFEQEKVTFFEKVRAGYETLWQRHPERIKRLDATQTPEQVFEQALSYLK; encoded by the coding sequence ATGTTTATTAGCTTTGAAGGCACAGAAGGTGTAGGTAAAACCACGCTCATTCGTTCGATCTATGAAGATTTTATCGCACAGGGTAAAGATGTCATTTTGACTCGTGAACCGGGTGGAACCCCAATGGCTGAGCAGATTCGTTCGCTATTGTTGACAGTGAATCATGAAGAAACCATGGCGCATGATACCGAGCTGTTATTGATGTATGCGGCGCGTGCCCAGCATCTGGCACAAGTGATTCTGCCTGCATTGGAAGCCGGGAAAATTGTCCTGTGTGACCGTTTTAGCGATGCCAGCTTTGCCTATCAATGTGCAGGTCGGGGTCTCAGTGAAACAAAGTTGCAATTACTGAATGACCACTTTGTCGCACGCATGCCGGACATTACTTTCTGGTTAGAAGCGCCTATTGAATTGGGGATGAACCGAGCACGTGAACGTGGTGCGCTGGATCGCTTTGAACAGGAAAAAGTCACTTTCTTTGAGAAAGTGAGAGCGGGATATGAAACTTTATGGCAACGTCATCCTGAACGGATCAAACGTCTGGATGCAACTCAAACGCCTGAGCAGGTATTTGAGCAGGCCTTAAGTTATTTAAAATAA
- the mltG gene encoding endolytic transglycosylase MltG produces the protein MSASKPKAKKKNKARFSSSFKRIALVLMGIALILALILKSSLWKEYPVEGKKQLLAIESGQTYSGFIDRLATEDQVSFPIILKLYQRIMIHDTMKAGVYEVRQGMSIRQVLEMISDADNAQMSRILVIEGTTFKQLIDALKKNDLVTKEVLHLPTEQLLKELNIPFSHPEGLFAPDTYFFAKGETDRKILTNLYQRQMKALDEAWAKRATDLPYQNKYDALIMASIIEKETSVDRELEQVSGVFVRRLKIGMRLQTDPTVIYGMGDNYNGNITRKDLRTPTPYNTYTISGLPPTPIALPSKKAIEAAMHPDNSDNLYFVATGNGGHKFTSNLNDHNKAVQEYLTILRSKNKE, from the coding sequence ATGTCAGCTTCCAAACCTAAAGCCAAAAAGAAAAATAAAGCGAGATTCTCCTCATCTTTCAAAAGAATTGCCTTGGTCCTGATGGGGATTGCTTTGATCTTGGCGTTAATCCTGAAAAGCAGTTTGTGGAAGGAGTATCCTGTAGAAGGAAAAAAACAGCTGCTCGCGATCGAATCTGGTCAAACCTATTCCGGTTTTATTGATCGTCTGGCCACAGAAGATCAGGTGAGTTTCCCGATCATTCTCAAGCTGTATCAGCGCATCATGATTCATGACACCATGAAAGCGGGCGTGTATGAAGTACGCCAAGGCATGAGCATCCGTCAGGTCTTGGAGATGATTTCCGATGCAGACAATGCCCAGATGAGCCGGATTCTGGTAATTGAAGGCACGACCTTTAAGCAACTGATTGATGCCCTGAAGAAAAATGATTTAGTCACCAAAGAAGTACTGCATCTGCCTACTGAGCAATTACTCAAAGAATTGAATATTCCGTTTTCACATCCTGAAGGGCTGTTTGCACCGGATACTTATTTCTTTGCCAAAGGTGAAACTGACCGTAAAATTCTGACCAATCTGTATCAGCGCCAGATGAAAGCACTGGATGAGGCGTGGGCGAAACGTGCAACTGATCTGCCATATCAGAATAAATATGACGCGCTGATTATGGCATCGATTATTGAAAAAGAGACCAGTGTAGATCGTGAATTGGAACAGGTTTCTGGGGTATTTGTACGCCGTTTAAAAATTGGCATGCGTTTACAGACCGATCCAACAGTGATTTACGGAATGGGCGATAATTATAATGGCAATATTACCCGTAAAGATTTACGCACACCGACGCCGTATAACACCTATACTATTTCAGGTTTGCCGCCAACGCCAATTGCGTTGCCAAGCAAGAAAGCCATTGAAGCAGCCATGCATCCGGATAATTCTGACAATCTGTATTTTGTCGCTACCGGTAATGGTGGACATAAGTTCACGAGCAATCTGAATGACCACAATAAAGCCGTACAGGAATATCTGACGATTTTACGCTCGAAAAATAAGGAATGA
- the carO gene encoding ornithine uptake porin CarO, giving the protein MKSLHNILAVSVLALAAGSAMAADETIVTDEGVAEFSFFKPASVRAEVGTTGYGGAISWSANPYVGVTLGYNGGDISWSDDLSINGSDYDLDMDNNLTYLNAEIRPWANWFYMAAGVAYVDNQYDIDRRVRSGETFSVNDVEFKAVGDARISGDLSYKNNIAPYLGIGFSPAITNRWGVFGEIGAYYNGNPTVNLTSSGVATPTNPGVIADFNQQVQLEEDDIRNDNEYEWLPVAKLGVSFRF; this is encoded by the coding sequence ATGAAATCTTTACATAATATTTTAGCAGTATCAGTCTTAGCTCTAGCAGCGGGTTCTGCGATGGCTGCTGATGAAACAATCGTAACAGATGAAGGCGTTGCTGAATTCTCTTTCTTTAAACCAGCTTCTGTTCGTGCTGAAGTCGGTACTACCGGTTATGGTGGTGCAATTTCCTGGAGTGCTAACCCATATGTAGGCGTCACTTTAGGTTATAACGGCGGTGATATTTCCTGGTCGGATGATTTATCAATCAATGGTTCTGATTATGACCTGGATATGGACAATAACCTGACTTACCTAAATGCTGAAATCCGTCCTTGGGCAAACTGGTTCTATATGGCGGCTGGTGTAGCTTATGTAGATAATCAATATGATATCGATCGTCGAGTTCGTTCGGGTGAAACCTTCTCCGTAAATGATGTTGAATTCAAGGCAGTAGGAGATGCACGTATTAGTGGTGACCTATCTTATAAAAATAATATTGCACCCTACCTAGGTATTGGTTTCTCTCCAGCGATTACTAATCGTTGGGGTGTGTTTGGTGAAATTGGTGCTTACTACAATGGAAATCCAACAGTTAACTTAACTTCAAGTGGAGTTGCTACTCCTACAAATCCTGGAGTTATTGCTGACTTTAACCAACAAGTTCAGTTGGAAGAAGATGATATTCGTAACGACAATGAGTACGAATGGCTACCAGTCGCTAAACTTGGTGTAAGCTTCCGCTTCTAA
- a CDS encoding sulfate ABC transporter substrate-binding protein, giving the protein MNTRKLKIGVLAALLSASALSVSAKDFLNVSYDPTRELYDNFNKEFSAYWKKTTGQEVNYKQSHGGSGKQARAVIDGLDADVVTLALAADIDEIAERGLLPKDWQKKFPQNSTPYTSTIVFLVRKGNPKGIKDWGDLVKPGIDIITPNPKTSGGARWNYLAAWAWAKHQKGGNDAKAQDFVRQIYKQTKVLDSGARGATTTFAERGIGDVLLAWENEAHLAVREQPGKFEIITPSLSILAEPPVAIVEKNAKKDGNEHLAKAYLNYLYSPAGQTVAAKNFYRPRNANVLKQYSTVFKSLKLVTIDKEFGGWTKVQKQHFDNGGVFDQIVKANHAK; this is encoded by the coding sequence ATGAACACGCGTAAATTAAAAATTGGGGTACTGGCAGCGCTACTTTCAGCAAGCGCCTTAAGCGTTTCAGCAAAAGATTTCCTGAACGTGTCTTATGACCCGACTCGCGAATTGTACGACAACTTTAATAAAGAATTCAGTGCTTACTGGAAAAAAACCACTGGCCAGGAAGTCAATTATAAACAGTCGCATGGCGGTTCAGGCAAACAGGCACGTGCGGTGATTGATGGTCTGGATGCAGATGTTGTAACACTGGCACTGGCAGCAGATATTGATGAAATTGCAGAACGTGGTTTGCTGCCTAAAGACTGGCAAAAGAAATTCCCGCAGAATTCGACACCCTATACTTCAACCATCGTTTTTCTTGTACGTAAAGGCAATCCAAAAGGAATCAAAGACTGGGGAGATCTGGTTAAACCAGGCATAGACATTATTACCCCGAACCCAAAAACTTCAGGTGGTGCACGCTGGAATTATCTGGCTGCCTGGGCGTGGGCCAAACACCAGAAAGGTGGCAATGATGCCAAAGCACAAGACTTTGTCCGTCAAATCTACAAACAAACCAAAGTACTGGATTCGGGTGCACGTGGTGCTACCACGACTTTCGCTGAACGCGGGATTGGGGATGTATTACTGGCTTGGGAAAATGAAGCACATTTGGCCGTCCGCGAACAGCCGGGAAAATTTGAAATCATTACTCCTTCTCTGTCTATTCTGGCTGAACCACCCGTGGCAATCGTAGAAAAAAATGCCAAGAAAGATGGTAATGAACATCTGGCCAAAGCCTATTTAAATTACCTCTATTCACCTGCTGGACAGACTGTGGCGGCGAAAAACTTTTACCGTCCACGTAATGCGAATGTATTAAAGCAATACAGTACCGTATTCAAGTCCTTAAAACTGGTCACCATTGATAAAGAATTTGGTGGCTGGACCAAGGTTCAGAAACAGCATTTTGACAATGGCGGTGTGTTTGATCAGATTGTCAAAGCCAATCACGCAAAATAA
- a CDS encoding sulfate/molybdate ABC transporter ATP-binding protein → MSIQVQNIEKHFGAFHALKNISLDFPDGQLVALLGPSGCGKTTLLRIIAGLESADGGQVILEGQDATNVHVREREVGFVFQHYALFRHMTVFDNIAFGLRVRPRKTCPSEAEIKKRVTRLLDLVQLGFLADRYPAQLSGGQRQRIALARALAVEPRVLLLDEPFGALDAKVRKELRRWLRTLHDELHITSIFVTHDQEEALEVADQIVVMNKGNVEQIGSPREVYETPKTPFVFDFLGQANRFEGQNNAGIIQLGEDRIQFEGAKNAAQGEVILFARPDELRIHAQPHDNAIQATFIRELWIAGKVVAELNDRQGNLIEILLTPDEARAHQFRPNQTVWLSVVNLHLFENQVA, encoded by the coding sequence ATGAGTATTCAAGTACAAAATATTGAAAAACACTTTGGTGCATTCCATGCACTGAAAAACATTTCGCTGGATTTCCCGGATGGTCAACTGGTCGCGCTTCTTGGCCCATCTGGTTGTGGCAAAACCACTTTGCTACGGATTATTGCCGGCCTGGAATCTGCGGATGGTGGCCAAGTGATTTTAGAAGGTCAGGATGCCACCAATGTTCATGTGCGTGAGCGTGAAGTTGGTTTTGTATTCCAGCACTATGCCCTGTTCCGTCATATGACGGTATTTGACAACATCGCCTTTGGCCTGCGTGTGCGTCCACGTAAAACTTGTCCATCGGAAGCGGAAATTAAAAAACGTGTGACACGTTTACTCGACTTGGTTCAGCTCGGTTTCCTTGCTGACCGATATCCAGCTCAACTTTCTGGTGGTCAGCGTCAGCGTATTGCCCTTGCACGTGCTCTGGCAGTTGAACCGCGCGTATTGTTACTGGATGAACCTTTCGGCGCACTGGATGCCAAAGTCCGTAAGGAGCTACGTCGCTGGTTGCGTACCCTGCATGACGAATTGCATATTACTTCGATCTTCGTGACTCATGATCAGGAAGAAGCACTTGAAGTTGCAGATCAGATCGTAGTAATGAACAAAGGCAATGTAGAGCAGATCGGTTCACCGCGTGAGGTCTATGAAACACCAAAAACTCCATTTGTATTCGACTTTTTGGGTCAGGCGAACCGTTTTGAAGGTCAGAACAATGCAGGCATCATCCAACTCGGCGAAGACCGCATTCAATTTGAGGGTGCAAAAAATGCCGCTCAAGGTGAAGTGATTTTATTCGCACGTCCAGATGAACTACGCATCCATGCACAGCCACACGACAATGCCATTCAAGCGACTTTCATTCGTGAATTATGGATCGCGGGTAAAGTAGTTGCAGAGCTAAATGATCGTCAAGGCAATCTGATCGAAATTTTACTAACACCTGATGAAGCGAGAGCGCATCAATTCCGCCCAAATCAAACTGTTTGGTTAAGTGTGGTGAACTTGCATTTATTTGAAAACCAGGTCGCTTAA
- a CDS encoding RBBP9/YdeN family alpha/beta hydrolase — protein sequence MIHTLIVPGVGGSEYNHWQTCLQHRLMRCSRVQQKDWNHPVLDIWVAEFVKTLQAIPAEVQIVAHSFGCLTSIAALAQHPELNAKVKNLLLVAPANPARFGENGFSRDSQTDYSTYFQQLKLQVPTTLLISENDPWLSFEDAHILAQTWKIKPINLGAVGHVNVASGFGPFPEIEHYLISENTMPHISKVDESKCYFKFAF from the coding sequence ATGATTCATACGCTTATCGTTCCTGGTGTAGGTGGCAGTGAATACAACCACTGGCAAACCTGCTTACAACACCGGCTGATGCGATGCTCCCGTGTGCAGCAAAAGGACTGGAATCATCCGGTACTGGATATCTGGGTAGCAGAATTTGTCAAAACTCTGCAAGCCATTCCAGCAGAGGTTCAGATTGTCGCACACAGCTTTGGCTGTCTGACCAGTATTGCGGCCCTTGCCCAACATCCCGAACTCAATGCAAAAGTAAAAAATCTGCTATTGGTGGCACCAGCTAATCCGGCACGATTTGGGGAAAATGGTTTTTCGCGCGACAGTCAGACTGACTACAGCACCTATTTTCAACAGCTCAAGCTTCAGGTGCCCACCACGTTATTGATCAGTGAAAATGATCCCTGGTTAAGTTTTGAAGATGCCCACATACTGGCCCAAACCTGGAAAATCAAACCAATTAATCTGGGTGCAGTCGGTCATGTCAATGTCGCTTCTGGTTTTGGCCCTTTTCCTGAAATTGAACACTATTTGATTTCAGAAAACACTATGCCCCATATCAGCAAAGTTGATGAGAGCAAGTGTTATTTTAAATTTGCATTTTAG